GCCGTATGCCCGCATGCGGGGCCGCCCGGATTCCAACGCTCGACACATCGACACTAGCTAAGGAGCCTCGCGATGGCACTTTCACTGGCTGAAGCAGCAAAGCTTTCCAACGACGTCGTCCTGCAGGGCGTGATCGAGACGGTGGTCAAGGAGTCGCGCGTGCTGGAGGCCCTGCCTTTCATCGAGGTTGTGGGGAATGCGCTGACCTACAACCGCGAGAACGCGCTGCCGACCGCCGCCTTCTTCGACGTTGGCGACTCGTGGTCGGAGTCGACGCCGACCTTCACGCAGGTGCAGGCGACGCTGAAGATCCTGGGCGGGGACGCCGACGTGGACCGCTACGTCGCGACCACGCGCAGTAACGTGCAGGACATCGAAGCGGCCGTCCTGGAGCTCAAGGCGAAGGCGGTGGCGCACGAGTTCGAGGACGAGCTCCTCTACGGCGACACCGCGTCCGACCCCAAGGGCTTCGACGGCCTGCACAAGCTGGTACCGGCGGCGCAGCAGGTGCACATGGGCGCTGGCACCACGCCGGCAGCCCTCTCGCTCAAGAAGCTGGACGAAACGATTGACCTGGTGAAGCCGGGGAAGCCCGACTTCTTGCTCATGTCGCGGCGGACGCGGCGCGGCATATCGGCCTACGCCCGCGCCCTGACCTCGCCGGTGCAGTTCGAGCCGGGCGACTTCGGCCGGCGGGTGATGCTCTACGA
The sequence above is a segment of the Dehalococcoidia bacterium genome. Coding sequences within it:
- a CDS encoding phage major capsid protein, with the translated sequence MALSLAEAAKLSNDVVLQGVIETVVKESRVLEALPFIEVVGNALTYNRENALPTAAFFDVGDSWSESTPTFTQVQATLKILGGDADVDRYVATTRSNVQDIEAAVLELKAKAVAHEFEDELLYGDTASDPKGFDGLHKLVPAAQQVHMGAGTTPAALSLKKLDETIDLVKPGKPDFLLMSRRTRRGISAYARALTSPVQFEPGDFGRRVMLYDGIPVFESDFMVDTEAISGGAYSAKTGGASTSIFAVKVGEGRLAGLTNGGIQVENVGPLETKDARRWRCKWYVGLALFSTLAVARIDGISSADVVA